In Mastomys coucha isolate ucsf_1 unplaced genomic scaffold, UCSF_Mcou_1 pScaffold20, whole genome shotgun sequence, one DNA window encodes the following:
- the Ssmem1 gene encoding serine-rich single-pass membrane protein 1, which translates to MFFERSEKRVTREMSENKRDENSGTSTSLSKASKATSCKRQSREESWDSSLMMKKPKQNQRSTVTDSEVALVSAYLEHRRARRHSQFHRVNQIQQDSDTTECDSEESNSGASSWKESESDHHVSPANIRRRKSVSRQRDMENYEVRERPCLHCKAMRTSEWLTRHFPPNTSVTTPMKGEIQEENLTPGTNTKFSKF; encoded by the exons ATGTTCTTTGAAAGATCTGAGAAAAGAGTCACCAGGGAG ATGTCTGAGAACAAAAGGGACGAAAACAGTGGGACCAGTACTTCACTAAGTAAAG CAAGCAAAGCAACTTCCTGTAAACGACAAAGTAGAGAGGAGTCCTGGGACTCTTCACTAATgatgaagaaaccaaagcagAACCAGCGCTCCACAGTAACTGACTCCGAGGTGGCTTTGGTCAGTGCCTACCTTGAACATAGACGAGCCAGGCGCCATTCCCAGTTCCACCGGGTGAATCAGATCCAGCAAGATAGTGATACCACTGAATGTGACAGCGAGGAATCGAACTCTGGAGCGTCCTCCTGGAAGGAGAGTGAGAGTGACCATCATGTGTCACCTGCCAATATTAGGAGGAGGAAGTCAGTGTCGAGGCAAAGGGATATGGAAAACTATGAAGTTAGAGAAAGGCCCTGTCTCCATTGCAAAGCCATGAGAACCAGTGAGTGGCTGACACGCCACTTCCCACCAAACACTTCAGTAACAACCCCCATGAAGGGAGAGATTCAAGAGGAGAATTTGACACCTGGTACCAACACAAAATTCAGCAAATTTTGA